In the genome of Candoia aspera isolate rCanAsp1 chromosome 1, rCanAsp1.hap2, whole genome shotgun sequence, one region contains:
- the QSER1 gene encoding glutamine and serine-rich protein 1 has product MMDRNYPPAPSYPDPLGSAAAAASSQPATVWAYERGASSLKPSLNYGGGHSSHSETDLLRQTYTTSQQLPVYSTTPHPSGLPGIFDNTTHSGNSNTKETSVMNFLSAIESRNTQTVSSGTTLLPQFRAPTWQPGMHSSTELFVTGTLPTSGTFPSTSVYQHPNAFSSRNFVTTPSLTLQDTTFSATSNGLLAAHDPLLQIKTSQGTVPPALTFERLGSYVLSTTIPPQSSTYRSAQESAPHLLQPQFSLLPSSLGGGAQQTPQVYSSTLFTGSTASIERALQRECSVIKHHQRPSNTQSVQAQLTGSQHSLQNYLPSTSETDFQDASRQSSCSPAGDATQVSSSGPQQKTSQVSVELAQSYSSAVPSPGFPSVSTTKAKQCSTKQPPRSTKTPKPQSVAPPVQTQSYSKIAQNQNSVIAGQAQIYSTAQLPSLLSVSQSQNYVSTQSQNVPPVSHAQVFSTIKIEKLPSLYKTLAFAGQSQAATSDSQALTYTSDQQVLTSVSNNNFSGQTRDLSSSTQSQNYSSSHSQGMSTVSQPQISYSSQSQVLSVVSPSETFSSSHVQNLSTTSPPQNYISLHSQVQESSSPQSQKFLPVVQSTPFEVTPNSPALQNNRSSSDTKSYIKRKSDPNLYQTSKQDDQFPVHDLQALQQQTSLDSSPQRLADGEINAQDTTYKVSKADNRYSQSVIRSNSRLEDQIVGLTFQGSKKDETMVNSVAQISHITNTVSHDIKKATNLLSTTQVNANNKELSQQQSLMHKVHEVKASEQQGHVVSSPPQLHAQAIRHSHQLCLPTPQVLLEPACDLQMLQQSILQSGLGYTKSVPQVPHLMNSQYLQGDGHVIQSNGRHSQEQIHSQHSEVLKINISESSKPLQHHLTSKDNFGQPNHESKNQFVSLSSVCFPESVLLNDERNILSNVDDILAATAAACGVTPSEFAKSTANEDEIHSAENGDSPKSQFHTIDVRHVTPSFSSSPAISGKPLSVNNISLNGGHITLNLTAMSTVQTKGRNLDRQHIEISDQSIPARVTTVELERRQEQLKQQSSTRIESEAKNDVHVDGTLNMKDIDLISSTRTLNEEIAVSNTDYNMASDKAETPLQQISMQHPRNENVNAEDKSHFLPEEDLQKQKDRGQNQIKNVNEVDANQKQLKRSGQCKRQNSRGIDASLPYSPVPENCHETYQHQEKMRQKIKEVEEKQPEVRTGFIASFLDFLKSGPRQQFSAPAIRVPNRVRRPVTPIIRAPCQLSISKAQTATVPSCFDYYAENSITNNYEEPKIKSEALPFFSFDKDNMGSNNDHQKSVNSPLSTTDRRIKSEIDNTVSQAITNTDVKKEASHVTVTVADAQVKTCLAQFEKESVVTDHLAKPQALVAIEGYVEDDHGDSEGEGIYRERDEFVVKIEDIEPLKTALKRGVEPPAIWKVQKALLQKFVPEVRDGQREFAATNSYLGYFGDAKSKYKRVYVKFIENTNKKEYVRVCSKKPKNTLVQSARTAHCKPSMSINKVPDPPVPKTITTKVTSVKPKAKQPKTKAEPPPKKRKTWKEELPSTPQLQSDEEDTEPPAPIVARFLNTRAMKETFRNYMELLVSIALDPDTMLALEKSNDELLLPHMRKIDGMLNDNRKRLLSKLRLERPFKAALECFPELTVITRDSKAKMGANAVSRIKMNGKAYNKKTLKISKAATKLAQEFAVDPEKIPLCSLYHSLHHYKYHMFLRCKVEISSVQKKNVDLGQEEIVQQCMKNIKWIEDLFEKFGELLNHVQQKCS; this is encoded by the exons TTTAAACTATGGAGGAGGACATTCATCACACTCTGAAACGGATCTTCTTAGACAAACGTATACAACTTCTCAGCAGCTTCCTGTATATTCTACCACACCCCATCCTTCtg GTCTTCCTGGAATTTTTGATAATACTACGCACAGTGGCAATAGCAACACTAAAGAAACATCAGTTATGAATTTTCTCTCTGCAATTGAATCTCGCAATACTCAGACTGTTTCTTCAGGAACAACTCTTTTACCACAATTTAGGGCTCCCACATGGCAACCAG GCATGCATTCATCAACTGAGCTTTTTGTTACTGGAACCCTGCCAACATCTGGAACCTTTCCATCAACCTCAGTTTATCAACATCCCAATGCTTTTAGCAGTAGAAACTTTGTTACTACCCCTTCTCTAACACTTCAGGATACAACTTTTAGTGCAACCTCAAATGGGCTTCTAGCTGCTCATGACCCTTTATTGCAGATCAAGACATCCCAAGGCACAGTTCCCCCTGCACTGACATTTGAACGTCTGGGAAGTTACGTATTAAGTACCACCATACCACCACAGTCTTCAACATACCGTTCTGCTCAAGAGTCTGCACCACACCTCCTACAGCCACAGTTCAGTTTATTGCCTTCATCACTTGGTGGAGGAGCTCAGCAGACTCCACAGGTGTATAGCTCAACCCTGTTTACTGGTTCCACTGCCTCCATTGAAAGAGCACTGCAGCGTGAATGTAGTGTAATTAAACACCATCAGCGGCCTTCAAACACACAGTCTGTTCAGGCACAACTGACTGGTTCACAGCATTCCTTACAGAACTATTTACCAAGTacaagtgaaactgattttcAGGATGCATCCCGCCAATCATCTTGTAGCCCAGCTGGTGATGCTACTCAGGTGAGCAGTAGTGGTCCACAGCAGAAAACCTCTCAGGTTTCAGTGGAGCTTGCTCAGTCATATTCATCAGCAGTTCCATCACCAGGTTTCCCATCTGTTTCCACTACAAAGGCAAAACAATGTTCCACAAAGCAACCACCAAGGTCAACAAAGACCCCTAAACCACAAAGTGTAGCCCCTCCTGTACAGACACAAAGCTATTCCAAAATTGCACAGAACCAGAACTCTGTAATAGCTGGTCAAGCACAAATCTATTCTACAGCACAACTTCCAAGTCTTTTGTCAGTAAGTCAGTCACAAAATTATGTTTCAACGCAGTCACAGAATGTGCCACCTGTTAGTCATGCCCAAGTATTCTCTACCATCAAGATTGAGAAGCTACCATCATTATACAAAACACTTGCTTTTGCTGGGCAATCACAAGCTGCTACTTCTGATAGCCAGGCACTAACTTACACTTCTGATCAACAGGTATTGACCTCAGTTTCAAATAACAACTTCTCTGGGCAAACAAGGGATCTTTCTTCAAGCACCCAATCTCAAAATTATTCTTCTAGTCATTCTCAGGGTATGTCAACAGTTAGCCAGCCACAGATTAGCTATTCATCTCAGTCGCAGGTCTTGTCAGTTGTTAGTCCTTcagaaacattttcttcttctcatgTCCAAAACTTGTCAACTACAAGCCCTCCCCAGAACTATATTTCATTACATTCTCAGGTACAAGAGTCATCCTCTCCACAGTCTCAAAAATTTTTGCCAGTTGTACAGTCAACTCCTTTTGAAGTAACACCTAATTCACCAGCATTGCAGAACAACAGATCTTCCTCAGATACAAAGTCATATATTAAAAGGAAATCTGATCCTAATTTGTATCAAACATCTAAACAAGATGATCAATTTCCAGTGCATGATTTGCAGGCACTGCAACAGCAAACATCTCTTGATTCCTCTCCTCAGAGACTTGCTGATGGTGAAATTAATGCTCAGGATACAACTTACAAAGTTTCCAAAGCAGATAATCGCTATTCTCAAAGTGTAATCAGAAGTAATTCTCGTCTTGAAGATCAAATTGTTGGGCTTACTTTTCAGGGGTCAAAAAAAGATGAAACAATGGTTAACTCAGTGGCACAAATCAGCCATATTACTAATACAGTGAGCCATGATATTAAAAAAGCGACTAATTTACTGTCAACAACGCAAGTAAATGCAAACAATAAAGAGCTTAGCCAGCAACAGTCTCTTATGCACAAGGTACATGAAGTTAAAGCCTCAGAGCAACAGGGTCATGTTGTTAGCTCACCACCTCAGCTTCATGCTCAGGCCATACGGCATAGCCATCAGCTGTGCCTGCCTACTCCACAGGTACTTCTAGAGCCTGCCTGTGATTTACAAATGCTTCAGCAGTCAATATTGCAATCTGGCTTAGGATACACAAAAAGTGTTCCACAAGTGCCGCACCTTATGAATTCTCAGTATCTACAAGGAGATGGTCATGTGATTCAAAGTAACGGGAGACATTCTCAGGAGCAGATTCATTCACAACACTCTGAAGTTTTGAAAATTAACATTTCTGAATCATCAAAGCCACTACAGCATCATTTGACATCAAAAGATAATTTTGGGCAGCCAAATCATGAATCTAAGAATCAGTTTGTTTCCCTCAGTTCTGTATGTTTTCCAGAATCTGTACTTCTCAATGATGAAAGGAATATACTGTCTAATGTAGATGATATCTTGGCAGCCACAGCTGCAGCTTGTGGGGTAACACCATCTGAATTTGCAAAATCAACAGCCAATGAAGATGAAATTCATTCGGCTGAAAATGGAGATAGTCCTAAATCTCAGTTCCATACAATAGATGTTAGACACGTGACTCCTAGCTTCAGCTCATCACCTGCAATTTCTGGAAAGCCACTAAGTGTAAACAATATTTCTTTAAATGGAGGTCACATTACCCTAAATTTAACAGCAATGTCTACAGTACAGACAAAAGGCAGGAACCTTGACCGACAACACATTGAGATTTCTGATCAAAGTATTCCTGCTAGAGTTACAACAGTTGAGCTTGAAAGAAGGCAGGAACAGCTTAAGCAACAGTCCAGCACCAGGATTGAATCTGAAGCTAAAAATGATGTTCATGTGGATGGAACATTAAACATGAAAGATATAGACCTTATTTCAAGTACTAGGACTCTAAATGAAGAGATTGCGGTGTCAAACACAGATTATAACATGGCAAGTGACAAGGCTGAAACTCCACTGCAACAAATATCTATGCAGCATccaagaaatgaaaatgttaatGCTGAAGACAAGAGCCATTTTTTACCAGAAGAGGACCTTCAAAAGCAAAAGGACAGAggacaaaatcaaatcaaaaatgtCAATGAAGTTGATGCAAATCAGAAGCAACTGAAACGAAGTGGGCAGTGCAAACGTCAAAATTCAAGAGGAATTGATGCCAGCTTGCCTTattctcctgttcctgaaaactgTCATGAAACTTACCAACATCAAGAAAAAATGAGGCAGAAAATTAAAGAGGTGGAAGAAAAGCAACCAGAAGTTAGAACAGGATTTATTGCATCATTTTTAGATTTCTTAAAATCTGGACCCAGACAGCAGTTTTCAGCACCTGCTATCCGTGTTCCTAATCGTGTGAGAAGACCTGTCACCCCCATTATTAGAGCACCTTGTCAGCTGTCAATCTCAAAAGCTCAGACAGCAACAGTTCCTTCATGTTTTGATTACTATGCTGAAAATTCAATTACAAACAATTATGAAGAACCTAAGATAAAGTCAgaagccctgccttttttttcttttgataaagATAACATGGGGAGCAACAATGATCACCAAAAGAGTGTAAATTCTCCATTATCAACAACTGATAGAAGGATAAAGTCAG AAATTGACAACACTGTTTCTCAAGCCATCACTAATACTGATGTAAAGAAGGAAGCTTCCCATGTGACTGTTACTGTGGCAGATGCTCAGGTGAAAACCTGTTTAGCACAATTTGAAAAGGAGAGTGTTGTTACAGACCACTTAGCAAAACCACAAGCATTGGTTGCAATAGAAGGATATGTTGAGGATGACCATGGAGACAGTGAAGGCGAAGGCATATACAGAGAGCGTGATGAATTTGTAGTGAAGATTGAAGATATAGAACCATTAAAG ACTGCTTTAAAAAGAGGAGTAGAGCCCCCAGCCATCTGGAAAGTTCAAAAGGCTTTGTTGCAAAAGTTTGTTCCTGAAGTACGAGATGGACAAAGAGAATTTGCAGCTACTAATAGT TATCTTGGGTATTTTGGTGATGCAAAATCAAAGTATAAACGAGTATATGTGAAGTTCAtagaaaatacaaacaaaaaagagtATGTCAGAGTATGTTCCAAGAAGCCAAAAAATACACTTGTACAGTCTGcaag AACTGCTCACTGTAAGCCAAGCATGAGCATCAACAAAGTTCCTGATCCCCCAGTGCCAAAAACTATTACAACAAAAGTCACTTCAGTGAAACCCAAAGCAAAACAGCCAAAGACAAAGGCTgaacccccaccaaaaaaacgCAAAACATGGAAAGAAGAATTGCCCTCTACTCCTCAGCTGCAGAGTGATGAGGAAG ACACTGAACCACCAGCACCTATTGTTGCTCGCTTTTTAAACACCAGAGCTATGAAGGAGACATTTAGGAATTATATGGAACTGCTTGTCAGCATTGCCTTGGACCCAGATACTATGCTGGCATTGGAGAAGAGTAATG ATGAGCTGCTGTTGCCTCATATGAGAAAAATTGATGGCATGCTGAATGACAATAGAAAAAGGCTACTTTCCAAATTACGTTTAGAGCGACCATTCAAG